From one Lycium ferocissimum isolate CSIRO_LF1 chromosome 7, AGI_CSIRO_Lferr_CH_V1, whole genome shotgun sequence genomic stretch:
- the LOC132061856 gene encoding protein HESO1-like isoform X1, giving the protein MALSMEVLCTEAQQREQKQRKKYTATLEQLSAFEVLLDEVYVDLRPKPNDYDVRRDLLRIFNEIAMEIYDYSADAPVIEVFGSFSMDLFCAKSDLDLSINFTDRKVNITREKKIQTLRKFAKKFYLLQRNGFVYGVNPVTTARVPVLKVVDRGTEIECDISVENWDGISKSKTIYMIGAIDERFGKLSFLMKAWAKAQNINSAKDQTLNSLSIILLVAFHLQTRNPPILPPFSTLCRDVNESVAVEGSLCKSSNFGISNKESVAELFFSLLNKLLSVEKLWSQGLCASTFEGSWISKTWGSRVGHINVEDFADRSQNVARAVGEPEVKKIYSRIQLSVQYIFDFLNKKIEGDSLRKFLFGQDVASKLVTAGPVNFITKEIQARASGNKEVQYVEWSKGNTKTVHVDFILTKSMSSVESPGGMPQGKRKRTDDCFGGTFSEWSRRQPGEGLSREQPMPHYLTNTREPVLNRAMISREAVYNSLPPVSFEPTYGRIGLAEPSGEVHGREIIRHPNLIAPAVHHTCPSSQISYEPLRLPVGYSSSVRDSMHSSYFLPPEPRRF; this is encoded by the exons ATGGCTTTATCTATGGAAG TTTTGTGTACGGAAGCACAACAGCGTGAGCAGAAGCAGAGGAAGAAGTACACAGCCACCTTAGAACAATTATCAGCATTTGAGGTATTGCTTGATGAGGTTTATGTGGATCTTCGCCCTAAACCAAACGATTATGATGTTCGAAGAGATTTGCTTCGAATCTTTAATGAAATAGCAATGGAGATTTATG ACTATTCTGCTGATGCTCCTGTCATCGAGGTGTTTGGATCATTCTCAATGGATCTATTTTGTGCTAAAAGTGACTTGGATCTATCTATCAACTTCACCGACAGAAAAGTTAACATTACACGGGAGAAGAAGATTCAAACTCTGAGGAAATTCGCAAAAAAGTTTTATCTACTTCAAA GGAATGGTTTCGTTTATGGTGTCAATCCAGTTACAACTGCCAGGGTGCCAGTTCTCAAAGTTGTTGACCGAGGAACTGAAATTGAATGTGATATATCAGTTGAAAACTGGGATGGgatttcaaaatcaaagacAATTTACATGATTGGTGCCATTGATGAACGTTTTGGGAAATTGAGCTTCTTG ATGAAAGCATGGGCGAAAGCACAAAATATTAACAGTGCAAAGGATCAAACATTGAATTCTTTATCTATAATACTCTTGGTTGCTTTCCATTTGCAG ACACGAAATCCACCCATACTGCCTCCATTTTCCACCTTATGCAGAG ATGTTAATGAGTCGGTAGCAGTGGAGGGGTCTCTCTGTAAGTCTTCAAACTTCGGAATAAGCAATAAAGAATCAGTGGCTGAgctctttttttctctattaAACAAG TTACTGTCAGTTGAGAAGCTTTGGTCCCAAGGTTTGTGTGCCAGCACATTTGAAGGATCTTGGATATCTAAAACATGGGGTTCTAGAGTCGGCCATATAAAT GTTGAAGATTTCGCTGATAGATCTCAAAATGTTGCAAGGGCGGTAGGAGAACCAGAAGTTAAAAAAATCTACAGCCGTATCCAGCTTTCAGTCCAATAcatttttgatttcttgaataaAAAGATTGAAGGGGACTCTTTAAGGAAGTTCCTATTTGGCCAGGATGTAGCCTCCAAGCTAGTCACAGCTGGTCCTGTAAATTTTATTACCAAAGAAATACAAGCTCGTGCTTCTGGAAACAAGGAGGTGCAATATGTTGAATGGTCAAAAGGAAATACAAAAACTGTACATGTTGATTTTATCTTGACAAAAAGCATGTCATCTGTGGAAAGTCCGGGAGGGATGCCACAAGGAAAACGGAAACGAACGGATGATTGTTTTGGGGGCACCTTCTCTGAGTGGTCAAGAAGGCAGCCAGGAGAAGGCTTATCGAGAGAACAGCCCATGCCTCACTACTTGACAAATACGCGGGAACCAGTTTTAAACAGGGCAATGATCTCAAGAGAAGCCGTGTACAATAGCCTGCCACCTGTTTCGTTTGAACCTACCTATGGAAGGATAGGATTAGCAGAACCTTCTGGAGAAGTGCATGGTAGAGAGATAATTAGACACCCAAATCTGATTGCTCCAGCTGTTCATCATACGTGTCCGTCCAGTCAGATTTCTTATGAGCCACTCAGACTTCCTGTTGGTTATTCTAGTTCGGTTCGTGATTCTATGCATTCCTCATATTTTTTGCCCCCCGAGCCTAGGAGGTTTTGA
- the LOC132061856 gene encoding protein HESO1-like isoform X2, with translation MALSMEAQQREQKQRKKYTATLEQLSAFEVLLDEVYVDLRPKPNDYDVRRDLLRIFNEIAMEIYDYSADAPVIEVFGSFSMDLFCAKSDLDLSINFTDRKVNITREKKIQTLRKFAKKFYLLQRNGFVYGVNPVTTARVPVLKVVDRGTEIECDISVENWDGISKSKTIYMIGAIDERFGKLSFLMKAWAKAQNINSAKDQTLNSLSIILLVAFHLQTRNPPILPPFSTLCRDVNESVAVEGSLCKSSNFGISNKESVAELFFSLLNKLLSVEKLWSQGLCASTFEGSWISKTWGSRVGHINVEDFADRSQNVARAVGEPEVKKIYSRIQLSVQYIFDFLNKKIEGDSLRKFLFGQDVASKLVTAGPVNFITKEIQARASGNKEVQYVEWSKGNTKTVHVDFILTKSMSSVESPGGMPQGKRKRTDDCFGGTFSEWSRRQPGEGLSREQPMPHYLTNTREPVLNRAMISREAVYNSLPPVSFEPTYGRIGLAEPSGEVHGREIIRHPNLIAPAVHHTCPSSQISYEPLRLPVGYSSSVRDSMHSSYFLPPEPRRF, from the exons ATGGCTTTATCTATGGAAG CACAACAGCGTGAGCAGAAGCAGAGGAAGAAGTACACAGCCACCTTAGAACAATTATCAGCATTTGAGGTATTGCTTGATGAGGTTTATGTGGATCTTCGCCCTAAACCAAACGATTATGATGTTCGAAGAGATTTGCTTCGAATCTTTAATGAAATAGCAATGGAGATTTATG ACTATTCTGCTGATGCTCCTGTCATCGAGGTGTTTGGATCATTCTCAATGGATCTATTTTGTGCTAAAAGTGACTTGGATCTATCTATCAACTTCACCGACAGAAAAGTTAACATTACACGGGAGAAGAAGATTCAAACTCTGAGGAAATTCGCAAAAAAGTTTTATCTACTTCAAA GGAATGGTTTCGTTTATGGTGTCAATCCAGTTACAACTGCCAGGGTGCCAGTTCTCAAAGTTGTTGACCGAGGAACTGAAATTGAATGTGATATATCAGTTGAAAACTGGGATGGgatttcaaaatcaaagacAATTTACATGATTGGTGCCATTGATGAACGTTTTGGGAAATTGAGCTTCTTG ATGAAAGCATGGGCGAAAGCACAAAATATTAACAGTGCAAAGGATCAAACATTGAATTCTTTATCTATAATACTCTTGGTTGCTTTCCATTTGCAG ACACGAAATCCACCCATACTGCCTCCATTTTCCACCTTATGCAGAG ATGTTAATGAGTCGGTAGCAGTGGAGGGGTCTCTCTGTAAGTCTTCAAACTTCGGAATAAGCAATAAAGAATCAGTGGCTGAgctctttttttctctattaAACAAG TTACTGTCAGTTGAGAAGCTTTGGTCCCAAGGTTTGTGTGCCAGCACATTTGAAGGATCTTGGATATCTAAAACATGGGGTTCTAGAGTCGGCCATATAAAT GTTGAAGATTTCGCTGATAGATCTCAAAATGTTGCAAGGGCGGTAGGAGAACCAGAAGTTAAAAAAATCTACAGCCGTATCCAGCTTTCAGTCCAATAcatttttgatttcttgaataaAAAGATTGAAGGGGACTCTTTAAGGAAGTTCCTATTTGGCCAGGATGTAGCCTCCAAGCTAGTCACAGCTGGTCCTGTAAATTTTATTACCAAAGAAATACAAGCTCGTGCTTCTGGAAACAAGGAGGTGCAATATGTTGAATGGTCAAAAGGAAATACAAAAACTGTACATGTTGATTTTATCTTGACAAAAAGCATGTCATCTGTGGAAAGTCCGGGAGGGATGCCACAAGGAAAACGGAAACGAACGGATGATTGTTTTGGGGGCACCTTCTCTGAGTGGTCAAGAAGGCAGCCAGGAGAAGGCTTATCGAGAGAACAGCCCATGCCTCACTACTTGACAAATACGCGGGAACCAGTTTTAAACAGGGCAATGATCTCAAGAGAAGCCGTGTACAATAGCCTGCCACCTGTTTCGTTTGAACCTACCTATGGAAGGATAGGATTAGCAGAACCTTCTGGAGAAGTGCATGGTAGAGAGATAATTAGACACCCAAATCTGATTGCTCCAGCTGTTCATCATACGTGTCCGTCCAGTCAGATTTCTTATGAGCCACTCAGACTTCCTGTTGGTTATTCTAGTTCGGTTCGTGATTCTATGCATTCCTCATATTTTTTGCCCCCCGAGCCTAGGAGGTTTTGA
- the LOC132061856 gene encoding protein HESO1-like isoform X3, translating into MEIYDYSADAPVIEVFGSFSMDLFCAKSDLDLSINFTDRKVNITREKKIQTLRKFAKKFYLLQRNGFVYGVNPVTTARVPVLKVVDRGTEIECDISVENWDGISKSKTIYMIGAIDERFGKLSFLMKAWAKAQNINSAKDQTLNSLSIILLVAFHLQTRNPPILPPFSTLCRDVNESVAVEGSLCKSSNFGISNKESVAELFFSLLNKLLSVEKLWSQGLCASTFEGSWISKTWGSRVGHINVEDFADRSQNVARAVGEPEVKKIYSRIQLSVQYIFDFLNKKIEGDSLRKFLFGQDVASKLVTAGPVNFITKEIQARASGNKEVQYVEWSKGNTKTVHVDFILTKSMSSVESPGGMPQGKRKRTDDCFGGTFSEWSRRQPGEGLSREQPMPHYLTNTREPVLNRAMISREAVYNSLPPVSFEPTYGRIGLAEPSGEVHGREIIRHPNLIAPAVHHTCPSSQISYEPLRLPVGYSSSVRDSMHSSYFLPPEPRRF; encoded by the exons ATGGAGATTTATG ACTATTCTGCTGATGCTCCTGTCATCGAGGTGTTTGGATCATTCTCAATGGATCTATTTTGTGCTAAAAGTGACTTGGATCTATCTATCAACTTCACCGACAGAAAAGTTAACATTACACGGGAGAAGAAGATTCAAACTCTGAGGAAATTCGCAAAAAAGTTTTATCTACTTCAAA GGAATGGTTTCGTTTATGGTGTCAATCCAGTTACAACTGCCAGGGTGCCAGTTCTCAAAGTTGTTGACCGAGGAACTGAAATTGAATGTGATATATCAGTTGAAAACTGGGATGGgatttcaaaatcaaagacAATTTACATGATTGGTGCCATTGATGAACGTTTTGGGAAATTGAGCTTCTTG ATGAAAGCATGGGCGAAAGCACAAAATATTAACAGTGCAAAGGATCAAACATTGAATTCTTTATCTATAATACTCTTGGTTGCTTTCCATTTGCAG ACACGAAATCCACCCATACTGCCTCCATTTTCCACCTTATGCAGAG ATGTTAATGAGTCGGTAGCAGTGGAGGGGTCTCTCTGTAAGTCTTCAAACTTCGGAATAAGCAATAAAGAATCAGTGGCTGAgctctttttttctctattaAACAAG TTACTGTCAGTTGAGAAGCTTTGGTCCCAAGGTTTGTGTGCCAGCACATTTGAAGGATCTTGGATATCTAAAACATGGGGTTCTAGAGTCGGCCATATAAAT GTTGAAGATTTCGCTGATAGATCTCAAAATGTTGCAAGGGCGGTAGGAGAACCAGAAGTTAAAAAAATCTACAGCCGTATCCAGCTTTCAGTCCAATAcatttttgatttcttgaataaAAAGATTGAAGGGGACTCTTTAAGGAAGTTCCTATTTGGCCAGGATGTAGCCTCCAAGCTAGTCACAGCTGGTCCTGTAAATTTTATTACCAAAGAAATACAAGCTCGTGCTTCTGGAAACAAGGAGGTGCAATATGTTGAATGGTCAAAAGGAAATACAAAAACTGTACATGTTGATTTTATCTTGACAAAAAGCATGTCATCTGTGGAAAGTCCGGGAGGGATGCCACAAGGAAAACGGAAACGAACGGATGATTGTTTTGGGGGCACCTTCTCTGAGTGGTCAAGAAGGCAGCCAGGAGAAGGCTTATCGAGAGAACAGCCCATGCCTCACTACTTGACAAATACGCGGGAACCAGTTTTAAACAGGGCAATGATCTCAAGAGAAGCCGTGTACAATAGCCTGCCACCTGTTTCGTTTGAACCTACCTATGGAAGGATAGGATTAGCAGAACCTTCTGGAGAAGTGCATGGTAGAGAGATAATTAGACACCCAAATCTGATTGCTCCAGCTGTTCATCATACGTGTCCGTCCAGTCAGATTTCTTATGAGCCACTCAGACTTCCTGTTGGTTATTCTAGTTCGGTTCGTGATTCTATGCATTCCTCATATTTTTTGCCCCCCGAGCCTAGGAGGTTTTGA